The following are encoded in a window of Pseudomonas graminis genomic DNA:
- a CDS encoding GNAT family N-acetyltransferase: MFQTVLLRDHMDHSDTFASWLHEQFAYEFVAQALPDWQREFKAGQNDGNWRTVIALENGQLLGGAALAKDDSPDHPALGPWLACVLVAPLARQRGVAERLIAEICSTAKGIGHQKLYLHTHDRRDYYAKRGWEYLESFHAWGKEHSLMQRLL, translated from the coding sequence ATGTTCCAGACCGTCTTGCTTCGCGATCACATGGACCATAGCGACACATTTGCATCGTGGCTGCATGAACAGTTCGCGTATGAATTCGTCGCCCAGGCGCTCCCTGATTGGCAGCGCGAATTCAAAGCTGGCCAGAACGACGGTAACTGGCGAACCGTGATCGCTCTGGAAAATGGCCAACTGCTCGGAGGGGCTGCCCTGGCCAAGGACGACTCGCCCGATCACCCAGCACTCGGACCATGGCTTGCGTGCGTTCTTGTTGCACCGTTGGCAAGACAGCGTGGCGTGGCCGAACGACTCATTGCAGAGATTTGCTCCACAGCAAAAGGAATCGGACATCAGAAACTGTATTTGCACACACATGACCGACGTGACTATTACGCAAAGCGAGGATGGGAGTATCTAGAATCATTTCATGCCTGGGGCAAAGAGCATTCGCTTATGCAGCGCTTGCTTTAG
- a CDS encoding histone-like nucleoid-structuring protein, MvaT/MvaU family, translated as MSRLAEFRKLEQQLAAQLAELETLKNDSGLKKEIEFETKLRDLLGEYGFSLKEIVGILDPQGPSGRQSAPVAAEKKTRKARAMKVYKNPLTGEVVETKGGNHKLLKAWKGQFGDEVENWLVK; from the coding sequence ATGTCCCGCCTTGCTGAATTCCGCAAACTTGAACAGCAGCTCGCCGCCCAGCTCGCCGAACTTGAAACCCTGAAAAATGATAGCGGCTTGAAGAAAGAAATCGAATTTGAAACCAAACTGCGTGACCTCCTCGGTGAGTACGGCTTCAGCTTGAAAGAGATAGTCGGCATTCTCGATCCTCAGGGACCCAGCGGTCGGCAGTCTGCTCCAGTGGCTGCCGAGAAAAAAACACGTAAGGCCCGAGCGATGAAGGTTTATAAAAACCCGTTGACAGGTGAGGTCGTAGAAACCAAAGGCGGCAACCACAAGCTTTTGAAAGCCTGGAAAGGCCAGTTCGGCGACGAGGTTGAGAACTGGTTGGTTAAATGA
- a CDS encoding glutathione-independent formaldehyde dehydrogenase: MKAIIYNGPHDVSVQNVPDARIEKATDVLVRITTTNICGSDLHMYEGRTSFETGRILGHENMGEVIEVGAAVDRVKVGDMVCLPFNIGCGFCENCERGLTGYCLTVNPGSAGGAYGFAEMGPYEGGQAELLRVPYGDFNCLVLPEDAKEKEDDYVMLSDILPTGWHATELSGLLPGESIAIYGAGPVGLMAAHAAMIKGASQVFVVDSHPDRLALAAKLGATPINTSETQAVDQILNLTHGKGTDRGCECVGYQCCDKHGHEANHETMNNLVATTKPTGGIGVVGVFVPQDPNAASDLAKEGKMAFDFGSFWFKGQQIRTGQANVKAYNRRLAELIHHDRAKPSHIISHSLKLSEGPEAYKQFDARADGWTKVVLKPSA; encoded by the coding sequence ATGAAAGCCATTATCTACAACGGTCCTCACGACGTCAGCGTTCAAAACGTTCCTGATGCCAGAATCGAAAAAGCCACAGATGTACTGGTCCGCATTACCACGACCAATATCTGCGGCTCTGATTTGCACATGTATGAAGGTCGCACCAGCTTTGAAACAGGCCGGATTCTGGGCCACGAGAACATGGGCGAAGTGATTGAAGTGGGCGCTGCAGTTGACCGCGTCAAGGTGGGCGACATGGTCTGCCTGCCGTTCAACATCGGCTGTGGCTTCTGCGAAAATTGCGAGCGCGGCCTGACCGGCTATTGCCTGACTGTCAACCCTGGCAGTGCCGGCGGCGCTTATGGTTTTGCGGAAATGGGCCCTTACGAGGGTGGCCAGGCTGAGCTGCTGCGCGTCCCGTATGGCGACTTCAACTGCCTGGTCTTGCCCGAAGACGCTAAAGAGAAAGAAGACGACTACGTCATGCTGTCGGACATCCTCCCAACCGGCTGGCACGCGACTGAATTGTCCGGCTTGCTGCCGGGTGAAAGCATCGCCATCTATGGCGCAGGCCCGGTCGGATTGATGGCGGCCCACGCGGCGATGATCAAAGGTGCGTCGCAGGTGTTTGTCGTCGACAGCCATCCAGACCGTCTGGCACTGGCGGCCAAGCTGGGCGCCACGCCGATTAACACTTCCGAAACCCAGGCGGTCGATCAGATTCTGAATCTGACCCACGGCAAAGGCACTGACCGTGGCTGCGAATGTGTGGGTTATCAGTGCTGCGACAAGCATGGCCATGAAGCGAATCACGAAACCATGAACAACCTGGTCGCCACCACCAAGCCAACCGGCGGTATTGGCGTCGTGGGCGTATTCGTGCCGCAAGACCCGAACGCTGCAAGCGATCTGGCCAAAGAAGGCAAAATGGCCTTCGATTTCGGCTCCTTCTGGTTCAAGGGCCAGCAGATCCGTACCGGTCAGGCTAACGTCAAGGCGTACAACCGTCGCCTTGCCGAGCTGATTCATCATGACCGTGCCAAGCCGTCGCACATCATTTCCCACAGCTTGAAGTTGTCCGAAGGTCCAGAGGCCTACAAGCAATTTGACGCGCGGGCTGATGGCTGGACCAAAGTCGTGCTCAAGCCTTCGGCGTAA